From one Geoalkalibacter halelectricus genomic stretch:
- a CDS encoding TlpA family protein disulfide reductase: MKKVVLRALAVLAVLLLVVSLPAAALERGDQAPEFTLKNLDGREVSLSDYRGRIVLLKLATTWCPTCKQQTDDILRAADLLVEHDVVVLEVFVQDSERMVRRYLRGKTFPMTFEALMDNGQAHRAYNVYLIPRMLVLDREHRVFHDGGQLFEEDLRRLVGEVAALKPAP, translated from the coding sequence ATGAAAAAAGTCGTGCTTCGCGCCCTGGCAGTTCTGGCTGTGCTGCTGCTGGTGGTTTCCCTGCCCGCGGCGGCCCTCGAGCGCGGCGACCAGGCCCCTGAATTCACTTTGAAGAATCTCGACGGGCGAGAGGTCAGCCTGTCCGACTATCGCGGGCGCATCGTGCTGCTCAAGTTGGCCACCACCTGGTGCCCGACCTGCAAGCAGCAGACCGACGACATCCTGCGCGCCGCCGACCTGCTGGTCGAGCACGATGTGGTGGTTCTCGAGGTCTTCGTGCAGGATTCCGAGCGCATGGTGCGCCGCTACCTGCGCGGCAAGACCTTTCCCATGACCTTCGAGGCCCTCATGGACAACGGTCAGGCCCACCGCGCCTACAACGTCTACCTGATTCCGCGCATGCTGGTGCTGGATCGCGAGCACCGCGTCTTTCACGACGGCGGCCAACTCTTCGAGGAGGATCTGCGCCGCCTCGTCGGCGAAGTCGCCGCCCTGAAGCCGGCCCCGTAG
- the mce gene encoding methylmalonyl-CoA epimerase, with amino-acid sequence MKTKKISHVGIAVKSLEAALPLYRDVLGMEFEGTEEVAEQKVRVAFFISGESRIELLEATSDDSPVAKFIEKNGEGVHHLAYEVDDLSAAIAALQGQGVRLIDTEPRRGAHGTSIAFLHPKATGGVLTELCQPGKH; translated from the coding sequence ATGAAAACCAAAAAAATCAGCCATGTCGGCATCGCCGTAAAAAGCCTTGAGGCCGCGCTGCCCCTGTACCGCGACGTGCTCGGCATGGAGTTCGAGGGCACCGAGGAGGTCGCCGAGCAAAAGGTCAGGGTCGCGTTCTTCATTTCCGGCGAAAGCCGCATCGAGCTGCTCGAAGCCACCAGCGACGATTCGCCCGTGGCCAAATTCATCGAGAAAAACGGCGAGGGTGTTCACCATCTCGCCTACGAGGTCGACGATCTCTCCGCGGCCATCGCCGCCCTCCAGGGGCAGGGCGTGCGCCTCATCGATACCGAACCCCGGCGCGGCGCCCACGGCACGTCCATCGCATTTCTGCATCCCAAGGCCACCGGCGGGGTGTTGACCGAATTGTGTCAGCCAGGCAAGCATTGA
- a CDS encoding nucleotidyltransferase domain-containing protein, protein MKPVLERSRPAVSVVDFSREQLIERLCEILGREQLASAWLIGSCARGEAKPWSDIDLILVCETDLPFVERPRLFSSLNVLDVPVDLLVYTPEEFAQLETHPTSFWRQAQKDRLRLI, encoded by the coding sequence ATGAAACCGGTTCTCGAGCGCAGCCGCCCGGCGGTGTCCGTGGTTGATTTCAGCCGCGAACAGCTCATAGAGCGGCTGTGTGAGATACTCGGGCGCGAGCAGTTGGCTTCGGCCTGGCTTATCGGCTCTTGCGCGCGCGGCGAGGCAAAGCCCTGGTCCGACATCGACCTGATCCTGGTGTGTGAAACCGACCTGCCTTTCGTCGAGCGGCCGCGCCTGTTCAGCTCCCTGAACGTGTTGGATGTTCCCGTTGATCTGCTGGTTTACACCCCCGAGGAATTCGCTCAACTCGAAACCCATCCCACCAGTTTCTGGCGGCAGGCCCAAAAAGATCGCCTGCGGCTCATCTAG
- a CDS encoding HEPN domain-containing protein → MNRYQDWLRQAENDLQWARHSFSGGFFAQTCFIAQQAAEKALKSWCFFKGFDIVRSHSIFQIVRALGENGDLERWARELDIYYISARYPDALPAGAPFEILTPEQAQGALRAAEGIFDLVGSRLSGAEQP, encoded by the coding sequence ATGAACCGTTACCAGGACTGGCTCAGGCAGGCGGAAAACGATCTCCAGTGGGCGCGCCACAGTTTTTCCGGCGGTTTCTTCGCCCAGACCTGCTTCATTGCGCAGCAGGCCGCCGAAAAGGCCCTCAAGTCCTGGTGTTTCTTCAAGGGGTTCGACATCGTGCGCAGCCATTCCATTTTCCAGATCGTGCGCGCCCTGGGAGAAAACGGCGACCTGGAGAGATGGGCTCGCGAGCTCGATATCTACTACATCTCCGCTCGCTACCCCGATGCCTTGCCCGCCGGAGCGCCCTTTGAAATTCTCACCCCCGAACAGGCCCAGGGCGCGCTGAGGGCCGCCGAGGGTATTTTCGACCTGGTGGGTTCGCGGCTTTCCGGGGCGGAACAGCCATGA